The Rhinolophus ferrumequinum isolate MPI-CBG mRhiFer1 chromosome 4, mRhiFer1_v1.p, whole genome shotgun sequence genome has a window encoding:
- the C4H8orf48 gene encoding uncharacterized protein C8orf48 homolog, which translates to MADLSNQTFTSFADEVQSSSSFSSSEGLQSWPQDSESKPENGQPITCLEYQDKKSGISEKEFSWKRINYLKGKTTNSGRYQPDTKIQTEITSVSNEELNALQSFCTIKINLIHHRANSKEKKSSRHKKLQLRLDAEASETDALNCTVPDELLNRIYFKNMRTTLKQVAMAKQHISSRCPDCNRKRAELAQSTFLKQKKTLLESLLLQTKIDEYLHTKDFLTLIAEAHQGLPRLSDDPRIIWKRLNEKSQIRCSGF; encoded by the coding sequence ATGGCAGACCTTTCTAACCAGACCTTCACGTCCTTTGCTGATGAGGTACAGAGTTCCAGTTCATTCAGCTCCTCTGAAGGACTGCAGTCCTGGCCCCAGGACTCTGAGAGCAAACCTGAGAACGGACAGCCGATTACATGCTTGGAATATCAAGACAAAAAATCTGGGATATCAGAAAAGGAGTTTAGTTGGAAAAGGATCAACTACCTGAAGGGCAAAACAACTAACTCTGGACGGTACCAACCAGACACtaaaattcaaacagaaatcACTTCGGTATCCAATGAAGAATTGAATGCCCTGCAGTCTTTTTGCACCATTAAGATAAACCTGATCCATCACAGAGCAAACTCTAAGGAGAAAAAGAGCAGTAGGCATAAAAAACTGCAGCTTAGATTGGATGCAGAGGCTTCAGAGACAGATGCCTTAAACTGTACTGTCCCTGATGAGCTTTTGAacagaatctattttaaaaacatgaggaCAACATTAAAGCAGGTGGCAATGGctaaacaacacatttcttcTCGATGTCCTGATTGTAACAGGAAAAGAGCAGAACTGGCTCAATCTACCTTcctaaaacaaaagaagactTTACTAGAGTCACTTCTACTCCAAACAAAAATAGATGAATATCTTCATACTAAAGACTTCCTTACCCTTATTGCAGAGGCACATCAAGGCCTTCCCAGGCTTTCAGATGACCCCAGAATAATCTGGAAAAGACTGAATGAGAAAAGTCAGATCAGATGCTCTGGTTTTTGA